One genomic segment of Natrialbaceae archaeon AArc-T1-2 includes these proteins:
- a CDS encoding phosphate uptake regulator PhoU, translating to METRKVQRLGPSTLAMTLPAEWASEHGVEKGDEVSLRTGGKGTLTVMPESASSEETEAIIYADNLDAQAVERAIVAQYVLGRRIIRIESGETLDSEHINAVYQAETQLMGLGVIEETPESIAIRCSVDPEDFTLDNLLERLERTGSTMRGEAIKALAHGNPDLAQRSLNRERQANKIFVLLLRLIFTAYQNPNLARAVGLDNGFPLIGYRSIAKNLELTADNAEDIAHIMLEADDNTLDVGQSTIRQIRELNDLVDEITSVAVEAAVTRDYDKTIEVRELFDEISDSEREILDGLPEMDNENLLQVREVLVSLQQTAQYAMRNAEIAANLALNEESEHTTIK from the coding sequence ATGGAAACGCGGAAAGTGCAGCGGCTCGGTCCATCAACGCTGGCGATGACGCTGCCTGCGGAGTGGGCCTCGGAACACGGCGTCGAGAAAGGTGACGAGGTATCGCTTCGAACCGGTGGGAAAGGAACCCTGACGGTGATGCCCGAGTCCGCCAGTTCGGAGGAGACGGAGGCGATCATCTACGCCGACAACTTGGACGCCCAGGCGGTCGAGCGTGCGATCGTCGCCCAGTACGTCCTCGGTCGACGGATCATCCGCATCGAGTCCGGCGAAACGCTCGACTCAGAGCACATAAATGCCGTCTACCAGGCGGAAACGCAGCTGATGGGTCTCGGCGTCATCGAGGAGACGCCCGAAAGCATCGCCATCCGGTGTTCGGTCGATCCCGAGGACTTCACGCTCGACAACTTACTGGAACGGCTCGAGCGCACTGGGAGTACGATGCGCGGCGAGGCGATCAAAGCGCTCGCACACGGCAACCCCGACCTCGCACAGCGGTCGCTCAACCGGGAGCGTCAGGCGAACAAGATCTTCGTGCTCTTGCTCCGGCTGATCTTCACTGCCTACCAGAACCCGAACCTCGCGCGTGCGGTCGGACTCGATAACGGCTTCCCGCTTATCGGCTACCGTTCGATCGCCAAGAACTTAGAGCTCACCGCGGACAACGCCGAAGATATCGCCCACATCATGCTCGAGGCCGACGACAACACCCTCGACGTCGGGCAGTCGACGATCCGACAGATCCGCGAGCTGAACGACCTCGTCGACGAGATCACGTCGGTCGCAGTCGAGGCCGCGGTCACCCGCGATTACGACAAGACCATCGAGGTCCGGGAGCTGTTCGACGAGATCAGCGACAGCGAACGCGAGATTCTCGACGGGTTGCCCGAGATGGACAACGAGAACCTGCTCCAGGTCAGGGAGGTGCTCGTCAGTCTCCAACAGACCGCCCAGTACGCGATGCGAAACGCCGAGATTGCGGCCAACCTCGCGCTCAACGAGGAGTCAGAACACACGACGATAAAGTAA
- the pan1 gene encoding proteasome-activating nucleotidase Pan1: MSDTVDDVDLPYDEEEASQQEKIRALEERLEVLESQNEEMRDKLLDANAENNKYQQKLERLTHENKKLKQSPLFVATVQEMADEGVIIKQHGNNQEALTEVTEEMREGLEPDARVAVNNSLSIVKTLSDETDVRARVMEVTESPEVSYEDIGGLEEQMQEVRETVEMPLEKPDMFEEVGIDPPSGVLLYGPPGTGKTMLAKAVANQTDATFIKMAGSELVHKFIGEGAKLVRDLFEVAREHEPAVIFIDEIDAIASKRTESKTSGDAEVQRTMMQLLSEMDGFEERGEIRIIAATNRFDMLDRAILRPGRFDRLIEVPKPDAEGREIIFEIHTRDMNVADDVDFAALAEEAEDASGADVKAVCTEAGMFAIRDDRTEIRMEDFRNAWEKVQAESDETDEVSKTFA, translated from the coding sequence ATGAGCGATACTGTGGACGACGTCGACCTCCCGTACGACGAAGAGGAGGCGTCCCAACAGGAGAAAATACGGGCGCTCGAGGAACGCCTGGAGGTTCTCGAGAGTCAAAACGAGGAGATGCGAGATAAACTCCTCGATGCGAACGCCGAGAACAACAAGTACCAGCAGAAACTCGAACGCCTCACCCACGAGAACAAAAAGCTCAAGCAGTCGCCGCTTTTCGTTGCCACGGTTCAGGAGATGGCCGACGAGGGGGTCATCATCAAACAACACGGCAACAACCAGGAGGCGCTGACCGAGGTCACCGAGGAGATGCGCGAGGGTCTAGAGCCAGACGCACGCGTGGCCGTCAACAACTCGCTGTCTATCGTCAAGACGCTCTCCGACGAAACGGACGTGCGTGCTCGCGTGATGGAGGTCACCGAGAGCCCCGAGGTGAGCTACGAGGACATCGGCGGTCTCGAAGAACAGATGCAGGAAGTGCGAGAGACGGTCGAGATGCCCCTAGAGAAGCCCGATATGTTCGAAGAGGTCGGCATCGATCCGCCGTCGGGCGTGTTGCTGTACGGGCCGCCGGGGACGGGCAAGACGATGCTCGCGAAGGCCGTCGCCAACCAGACCGACGCGACCTTCATCAAGATGGCCGGCTCCGAACTCGTCCACAAGTTCATCGGCGAGGGGGCAAAGCTCGTGCGTGACCTCTTCGAGGTCGCACGCGAGCACGAACCCGCCGTGATCTTCATCGACGAGATCGACGCCATCGCCTCGAAGCGCACGGAGTCGAAGACCTCCGGCGACGCCGAGGTCCAACGCACCATGATGCAGCTGCTCTCCGAGATGGACGGCTTCGAGGAACGTGGCGAGATCCGGATCATCGCCGCGACGAACCGGTTCGACATGCTCGATCGCGCTATCCTCCGGCCGGGACGGTTCGATCGGCTCATCGAAGTTCCCAAGCCAGACGCGGAAGGCCGCGAGATCATCTTCGAGATCCACACCCGCGACATGAACGTCGCCGACGACGTCGACTTCGCGGCCTTAGCCGAAGAAGCCGAGGACGCCTCTGGTGCCGACGTCAAGGCCGTCTGTACCGAAGCCGGTATGTTCGCCATCCGCGACGATCGCACCGAGATCCGCATGGAGGACTTCCGCAACGCCTGGGAGAAAGTCCAGGCTGAAAGCGACGAGACCGACGAGGTCTCGAAGACGTTCGCCTGA
- a CDS encoding SDR family oxidoreductase: MAGTADVEEAGSSREDGSHSSDDEPPSGTTDEDAPTTADEGRYTRKRCVLITGCSSGIGRATARAFLEDDWLVVATARNPDDISDLAEAGCETMALDVTDPDQVATVVEETVELGGAIDCVVNNAGYAQMGPLEDVSTVDLHRQFDVNVYGPHRLTRAAVPHMRAQSDGRIVNVSSVLGRIAFAGTGAYSGSKFALEAMSDALRAELEEFGIDVVLVEPGPVDTQFVDRVEQELPDGQTPAYEKLYEIYDDAQLIGGGGPLAVNSDEVAAAIVDSATCAEPPDRYPVGPVAEYGVYARFLPARLRDAAYGLLRKLV, encoded by the coding sequence ATGGCAGGGACAGCGGACGTCGAAGAGGCGGGCTCGTCCCGCGAGGACGGGTCGCACTCGAGCGACGACGAACCGCCGTCGGGGACGACCGACGAGGACGCGCCGACCACGGCCGACGAGGGTCGCTACACCCGAAAACGCTGCGTGCTCATCACCGGTTGTTCGTCCGGCATCGGCCGGGCGACCGCACGCGCGTTCCTCGAGGACGACTGGCTCGTGGTCGCGACGGCTCGCAACCCGGACGACATCTCAGACCTCGCCGAGGCCGGCTGCGAAACGATGGCGCTTGACGTCACCGATCCCGACCAGGTCGCGACCGTCGTCGAGGAGACCGTCGAACTCGGGGGTGCGATCGACTGTGTCGTCAACAACGCGGGCTACGCCCAGATGGGGCCACTCGAGGACGTCTCCACCGTCGACCTCCACCGGCAGTTCGACGTCAACGTCTACGGTCCTCACCGGCTCACCCGGGCCGCCGTCCCGCACATGCGCGCCCAGAGTGACGGACGAATCGTCAACGTCTCGAGCGTCCTCGGACGGATCGCCTTCGCCGGGACGGGCGCGTACTCGGGCTCGAAGTTCGCCCTCGAGGCGATGAGCGACGCCTTGCGTGCCGAACTCGAGGAGTTTGGCATAGACGTGGTGCTCGTCGAGCCCGGGCCGGTGGACACGCAGTTCGTCGACCGGGTCGAACAGGAGCTCCCCGACGGACAGACGCCCGCATACGAGAAACTGTACGAGATCTACGACGACGCCCAGCTGATCGGTGGCGGTGGACCGCTCGCCGTCAACTCCGACGAGGTGGCCGCGGCGATCGTCGATTCGGCGACCTGTGCGGAGCCGCCGGACCGGTATCCCGTCGGACCGGTCGCCGAGTACGGAGTCTACGCTCGATTTCTCCCCGCCCGGCTGCGGGACGCGGCGTACGGCCTCCTTCGAAAGCTCGTCTGA
- a CDS encoding GMP synthase subunit A: MTRIVVVDNHGQFTHLERRALRDLGVDVALVDNDTPPEDVDADGIVLSGGPDIERRGRSAAYLEDDRPVLGICLGMQIIADELGGRVDEGEYGGYADVSVEILDDEDPLVGSLAPETRVWASHADEVKTVPEGFDRTARSDVCGVEAMSNTDRDLYGVQWHPEVAHTEEGEAIFENFLEICESA; the protein is encoded by the coding sequence ATGACCAGAATCGTCGTGGTAGATAACCACGGACAGTTCACCCACCTCGAGCGCCGGGCGCTTCGTGACCTCGGCGTCGACGTCGCGTTGGTCGACAACGATACTCCGCCGGAAGACGTCGACGCCGACGGAATCGTGCTCTCGGGCGGTCCCGACATCGAGCGACGCGGCCGATCGGCGGCGTACCTCGAGGACGACCGACCCGTCCTTGGCATCTGTCTCGGCATGCAGATCATCGCCGACGAACTCGGCGGCCGCGTCGACGAAGGCGAGTACGGCGGCTACGCCGACGTCTCCGTCGAGATTCTCGACGACGAGGATCCGCTCGTCGGCTCGCTCGCCCCGGAGACCCGCGTCTGGGCGAGCCACGCCGACGAGGTCAAGACGGTTCCCGAGGGGTTCGACCGGACGGCCCGAAGCGACGTCTGTGGCGTCGAAGCCATGAGCAACACCGATCGTGACCTCTACGGCGTCCAGTGGCATCCTGAAGTCGCCCACACCGAAGAGGGCGAAGCAATCTTCGAGAACTTCCTCGAGATTTGTGAATCGGCATAG
- a CDS encoding ATP-NAD kinase family protein, whose translation MDSIGVVVNPIAGMGGRVGLKGTDGKVEEARRLGAEPRAPDRAREALEALFRREADLTVYAAGGEMGARQARAAGYDPEVVSKPDGEETTAADTRVAVREFITRGVDLILFVGGDGTAVDVADVLEDEDAETPMLGVPAGVKVYSSVFGVTPTDAGRIAADFDRVEDREVNDIDEEAYREGEVRAELRAVVPVPVAEDLQSSKQLASGSVDALAEGFAREVEPDRTYVFGPGSTVGSIERELGVDPSPLGVDVWRDGEVVVRDASEDDILAVLADPVTIVVSPIGGQGFIFGRGNHQISPAVIERADEIEVVASSEKLDDLDTLRVDTDDEDVDESLRGWLRVRTGRFTTRLVEVI comes from the coding sequence ATGGACAGCATCGGCGTCGTCGTCAATCCCATCGCAGGGATGGGCGGCCGGGTCGGGCTGAAAGGTACCGACGGCAAGGTCGAGGAGGCGCGTCGGCTCGGAGCCGAGCCACGGGCACCCGACCGGGCCCGCGAGGCACTCGAGGCGCTGTTTCGGCGCGAGGCCGACCTCACGGTCTATGCAGCCGGTGGTGAGATGGGAGCACGCCAGGCCCGCGCGGCGGGCTACGATCCCGAGGTCGTCTCCAAACCCGACGGCGAGGAGACGACTGCCGCAGACACGAGAGTCGCCGTCCGGGAGTTCATCACACGCGGCGTCGACCTGATCCTCTTCGTCGGTGGCGACGGGACGGCAGTCGACGTGGCCGACGTCCTCGAGGACGAAGACGCGGAGACGCCGATGCTCGGAGTGCCGGCAGGCGTGAAGGTGTACTCGTCGGTGTTCGGCGTGACGCCGACCGACGCTGGCCGGATCGCCGCCGACTTCGACCGCGTCGAAGACCGGGAAGTGAACGATATCGACGAAGAAGCCTACCGCGAGGGCGAGGTTCGCGCGGAGCTGCGGGCCGTCGTTCCCGTCCCGGTCGCCGAGGACCTGCAGTCGAGCAAACAGCTCGCGAGCGGAAGCGTCGACGCGCTCGCGGAGGGGTTCGCTCGCGAGGTCGAACCCGACCGCACCTACGTCTTCGGCCCCGGTAGCACGGTCGGTTCGATCGAGCGGGAGCTGGGGGTCGATCCGTCGCCGCTCGGGGTCGACGTCTGGCGTGACGGCGAGGTGGTGGTACGTGACGCGAGCGAGGACGACATCCTCGCGGTCCTCGCGGATCCGGTGACGATCGTCGTCTCGCCGATCGGCGGCCAGGGCTTTATCTTTGGACGGGGTAATCACCAGATCTCGCCGGCCGTGATCGAACGGGCCGACGAGATCGAAGTCGTCGCCTCGAGCGAGAAGCTCGACGACCTCGACACATTGCGCGTCGACACCGACGACGAGGACGTCGACGAGTCGTTGCGGGGGTGGCTACGGGTCCGAACCGGCAGGTTCACGACGCGGCTCGTCGAGGTTATATAA
- a CDS encoding ferritin-like domain-containing protein: MSLGQRVSSDHQLARLLQIGVVLEEVVESRAAHHLESLPEHEREAIDEEVRELLAEATEESADHRERLEALIDELEAETVPYEEINALVDARYGPPEDTDGVLYDQLCNEETAYKFYDDLIAAIEAADVEFAVDRDRVLETLRDIREEEKEGAEEVTEIMEQRA; the protein is encoded by the coding sequence ATGAGTCTGGGACAGCGCGTCTCGAGCGACCACCAGCTCGCCCGGCTCCTCCAGATCGGAGTCGTCCTGGAGGAAGTCGTCGAGTCACGCGCCGCCCACCACCTCGAGTCCCTCCCGGAACACGAACGGGAGGCGATCGACGAGGAGGTCCGGGAGCTGCTCGCCGAAGCGACCGAAGAATCCGCCGACCACCGCGAGCGCCTCGAGGCGCTGATCGACGAGCTAGAGGCCGAGACGGTCCCCTACGAGGAGATAAACGCCTTAGTCGACGCTCGCTACGGGCCGCCCGAAGATACGGACGGCGTTCTCTACGATCAGCTCTGTAACGAGGAGACGGCCTACAAGTTCTACGACGATCTCATCGCGGCGATCGAGGCTGCAGACGTCGAATTCGCCGTCGATCGAGATCGGGTCCTCGAGACGCTCCGTGACATTCGCGAAGAAGAGAAAGAGGGGGCCGAGGAAGTGACCGAGATCATGGAGCAACGAGCATGA
- a CDS encoding glycerate kinase type-2 family protein: MFTHRGRHASTDAHETALDCLEAGIRASLPAEVVSDAVSLADAELRIHDAAYDLASVDRIVVLGGGKAAGGVARALENVLGDRLAGGIVVTTAGANADRVDVHEGDHPTPSERNVAGTRRVLEFARDAGEETLVLAVVTGGASALWCRPADGLSLADLQATTDALLASGASIDEINAVRKHCSAIKGGQLAREAAPATVATLAISDVVGDDPSVIGSGPTVPDPSTFEDALEVCERYDLEVPDAVAGRLERGVAGEFAETPGRDDPAVRRAGWHLLANARTAIDAAREAARERGYETIVLSSRIRGEASEAGRFHAAVAEEIATVGDPVTPPAVVLSGGETTVTIHGDGTGGPNQEFSLAVALELAATDTDAVCGSADTDGIDGPTDACGAIVDRETIDDASEARGALADNDAYTALEDADALLETGYTGTNVNDLRVLVVDT, from the coding sequence ATGTTCACTCACAGGGGCCGACACGCGAGTACCGACGCACACGAGACCGCACTCGACTGTCTCGAGGCCGGGATCCGTGCCTCGCTCCCCGCCGAGGTCGTCTCCGACGCAGTCTCGCTCGCGGACGCCGAACTCCGTATTCACGACGCCGCCTACGACCTCGCAAGCGTCGACCGGATCGTCGTCCTCGGCGGCGGCAAGGCCGCAGGCGGCGTCGCACGGGCGCTCGAGAACGTCCTCGGCGACCGACTCGCCGGCGGTATCGTCGTGACGACAGCGGGGGCGAACGCCGACCGCGTCGACGTCCACGAGGGCGATCACCCGACGCCCAGCGAGCGAAACGTGGCGGGAACCCGACGGGTGCTCGAGTTCGCCCGGGATGCCGGCGAGGAGACGCTCGTTCTCGCGGTCGTCACCGGCGGTGCGAGCGCGCTGTGGTGTCGACCGGCCGACGGCCTCTCGCTTGCAGACCTGCAGGCGACCACCGACGCCTTGCTCGCGTCGGGCGCGTCGATCGACGAGATAAACGCCGTCCGCAAACACTGTTCGGCGATCAAAGGCGGCCAGCTCGCACGCGAGGCGGCCCCCGCGACCGTGGCGACGCTCGCGATCAGCGACGTCGTCGGCGACGATCCCTCGGTGATCGGCAGCGGACCGACGGTCCCCGACCCGAGCACGTTCGAGGACGCACTCGAGGTGTGTGAGCGATACGACCTCGAGGTTCCGGACGCCGTCGCCGGCCGTCTCGAACGCGGTGTCGCGGGCGAGTTCGCCGAGACGCCGGGACGAGACGATCCGGCCGTCAGACGGGCCGGCTGGCACCTGCTCGCCAACGCGCGGACGGCGATCGACGCCGCTCGCGAGGCCGCCCGAGAACGAGGTTACGAGACGATAGTTCTCTCGAGTCGTATCCGTGGGGAAGCCAGCGAGGCCGGCCGGTTCCACGCCGCAGTCGCCGAGGAAATCGCGACGGTGGGCGATCCCGTCACGCCGCCGGCCGTCGTGCTCTCAGGCGGCGAGACGACGGTGACGATCCATGGCGACGGGACGGGCGGACCGAACCAGGAGTTCTCGCTGGCTGTGGCCCTCGAACTCGCTGCGACCGACACCGACGCCGTCTGTGGCAGCGCCGACACCGACGGAATCGACGGCCCGACCGACGCCTGCGGGGCGATCGTCGATCGCGAGACGATCGACGACGCGAGTGAGGCCCGAGGGGCGCTCGCGGACAACGACGCCTACACCGCACTCGAGGACGCCGATGCGTTGCTCGAGACGGGTTATACGGGGACGAACGTCAACGATCTCCGGGTGCTGGTGGTCGACACGTAG
- a CDS encoding metal-dependent transcriptional regulator has protein sequence MNTADQYLKAVYLAQRIEDGPASTGTLAEMLEVSPASVNEMIGKLEDRELVEHEKYKGATLTDDGLERAHDALQTYCIIERFLANVLEVEQFREEARTLESVIDDTVAERLDTIIDRRAECPDCFDPDRDYCEYLEVEVEGRAD, from the coding sequence GTGAACACGGCCGACCAGTACCTCAAGGCGGTCTATCTCGCACAGCGGATCGAAGACGGACCGGCCTCGACGGGTACACTCGCGGAGATGCTCGAGGTCAGTCCCGCAAGCGTCAACGAGATGATCGGCAAACTCGAGGACCGAGAGCTCGTCGAACACGAGAAGTACAAGGGTGCGACCCTGACCGACGACGGCCTCGAGCGAGCCCACGACGCCCTCCAGACCTACTGCATCATCGAACGATTCCTCGCAAACGTCCTCGAAGTCGAACAGTTCCGCGAGGAGGCACGGACCTTAGAGAGCGTCATCGACGACACTGTCGCCGAACGGCTCGATACGATCATCGACCGCCGGGCGGAGTGTCCGGACTGTTTCGATCCCGACCGGGACTACTGTGAGTACCTGGAAGTCGAGGTCGAAGGCCGGGCCGATTAG
- a CDS encoding metal-dependent hydrolase: MWPWEHAVMGYLVYSLFCHLYYRDSPRGLEAFAVVFGSILPDIIDKPLAWEFGVFETGYALGHSVFFAVPLTIVVGMFARSHGRSRAGLAFGVGYLLHLPADVTDGYARGSGELDFGIMLWPLAQGETHGHHHGFVDEFMVLFARYQRELLAGDLSTYIWIQIGMGAFTLLLWLYDGAPVLRECCLGLKRLFGRVVSWRPADQNR, translated from the coding sequence ATGTGGCCATGGGAACACGCAGTAATGGGCTATCTCGTTTATTCGCTGTTTTGTCACCTGTACTACCGGGATTCACCTCGTGGACTCGAAGCGTTCGCGGTCGTGTTCGGCTCCATTCTGCCGGATATCATCGATAAACCGCTGGCGTGGGAGTTTGGCGTCTTCGAGACGGGATATGCGCTCGGACACTCGGTCTTCTTTGCCGTCCCACTGACGATCGTCGTCGGAATGTTCGCGCGATCACATGGACGTTCACGGGCGGGTCTCGCCTTCGGGGTAGGCTATCTCCTTCACCTTCCTGCCGACGTGACCGACGGCTACGCTAGAGGAAGCGGAGAACTCGATTTCGGGATCATGCTCTGGCCACTTGCCCAAGGAGAAACCCACGGGCATCATCACGGGTTCGTTGATGAATTCATGGTGCTCTTTGCTCGATATCAGAGAGAGTTGCTGGCAGGCGACCTCTCGACGTATATTTGGATTCAGATCGGGATGGGGGCCTTTACACTGCTATTATGGCTGTATGATGGTGCCCCCGTTCTCCGTGAGTGCTGTCTGGGACTAAAGCGACTTTTCGGTAGGGTCGTGAGTTGGAGACCTGCCGATCAAAACCGATAA
- a CDS encoding Yip1 family protein, with protein MPPAAIRAARRFFRSPRTFFRDHPRARSAAVGFVVVLAFAFALAGSVVYLGGLLADTTDATVTVDNPDRPPEWVCDGPSPDVGDIDDGCDEPETIERDAGAMLREAAYDRTAHAFLGGLLLWPIAGTTLFITARLSGGDGGYLDTLGVAAWAVVPEFLRLVVALLGLRYALGRLELTGPVESYPDQLLAALASLETPLLPVTVVVFVWQWVILTAGLEETHGLSRTAAGVVVGVLLALWGGAMVVT; from the coding sequence ATGCCTCCAGCCGCGATCCGAGCAGCCAGGCGATTCTTTCGGTCCCCGCGAACGTTCTTTCGTGACCATCCGCGTGCGAGAAGCGCCGCCGTCGGCTTCGTCGTCGTCCTCGCGTTCGCGTTCGCACTCGCAGGAAGCGTCGTCTACCTCGGTGGACTGCTCGCCGACACGACCGACGCGACCGTCACCGTCGACAATCCCGACCGACCGCCGGAGTGGGTGTGTGACGGCCCCTCTCCCGACGTCGGCGACATCGACGACGGCTGTGACGAACCCGAGACGATCGAACGCGACGCCGGCGCGATGCTCCGGGAGGCCGCCTACGACCGTACCGCCCACGCCTTCCTCGGTGGGCTCTTGCTCTGGCCGATCGCCGGAACGACGCTGTTCATCACGGCACGCCTCTCGGGTGGTGACGGCGGCTACCTCGACACGCTAGGCGTCGCCGCCTGGGCCGTCGTTCCCGAGTTCCTCCGGCTCGTCGTCGCCCTCCTCGGGCTCCGGTACGCCCTCGGTCGACTCGAGCTGACCGGTCCGGTCGAGAGCTACCCCGACCAGCTGCTGGCGGCGCTTGCCTCGCTCGAGACGCCGCTTTTGCCCGTAACGGTCGTCGTCTTCGTCTGGCAGTGGGTTATCCTCACCGCCGGCCTCGAGGAGACCCACGGTCTCTCCCGGACCGCTGCCGGAGTCGTCGTCGGCGTGTTACTGGCGCTTTGGGGTGGCGCGATGGTCGTCACGTGA
- a CDS encoding ISH6 family transposase, translated as MHATIDAQVTVSIDLDKTLPLATLAESLTELHLEATILEELVKSLDERLVEAYCGEKHARGNGDRRFQRAGTTTRTAVTTAGEHEFSLHHVKDTAATGDDPTYFRPLEDLIKFDGQRIYQEDISLQSTELATSLSFRDAVAHGDGFTPMPSRTTINRRVREYGSKLGDFVRDRLPGTNADTVVPDGTKCHSQDDHCTYHDVNVTLGQITEDNAETTLLDVNVNEPWDDTAEDLEENEAITDDATVVSDAEESLVDAFETSYRSHQLDLVHVGRTLGYKLWKDGTFSLETRKAIASDVTNDLFHLKNSVALHASRNERLAIRERIDQTLENLTKEAWRLEQQDSPKAAAYLRKWAQATVTFAELALEGQEVLWTSNVVERAMGEISKRCKNQWMRWTESGLESLLWLNLVRYADSEQFAAFADELLERSAKTAMTLEVSVDATRGEL; from the coding sequence ATGCACGCCACAATCGACGCGCAAGTCACGGTTAGCATCGACTTAGACAAAACGCTACCGCTTGCCACTCTCGCTGAATCTCTCACAGAGCTTCACCTCGAGGCGACGATCCTCGAGGAGCTTGTCAAAAGCCTCGACGAGCGCCTCGTCGAGGCGTACTGTGGGGAGAAACACGCGCGCGGAAACGGCGATCGCCGTTTCCAGCGCGCCGGAACCACAACACGAACAGCTGTGACAACCGCAGGAGAGCACGAATTTTCCCTTCATCACGTCAAAGACACCGCTGCCACCGGTGACGATCCTACCTACTTCCGCCCTCTCGAAGATCTCATCAAATTCGACGGGCAGCGCATCTATCAAGAGGATATTTCGCTCCAGAGTACCGAACTCGCTACGTCGCTCAGCTTTCGTGATGCCGTTGCCCACGGCGACGGCTTCACTCCGATGCCTTCGAGAACCACGATCAACCGCCGAGTCCGTGAGTACGGCAGCAAACTCGGTGACTTCGTTCGTGATCGGCTTCCTGGGACGAATGCAGACACTGTCGTTCCTGACGGAACGAAGTGTCATAGCCAGGACGATCACTGCACGTACCACGACGTCAACGTCACTCTCGGACAGATCACCGAAGACAACGCGGAAACCACGCTCTTAGACGTCAATGTCAACGAACCGTGGGACGATACAGCAGAAGATCTCGAAGAGAACGAGGCGATCACTGACGACGCGACGGTCGTCAGTGACGCCGAGGAATCCCTCGTCGACGCCTTCGAGACCAGCTATCGATCTCATCAGCTCGATCTCGTTCATGTCGGTCGAACGCTTGGATACAAGCTGTGGAAGGACGGTACCTTTTCGCTCGAAACGCGGAAAGCGATCGCCTCAGACGTCACAAACGACTTGTTCCATCTGAAAAACTCGGTTGCGCTCCATGCATCGAGGAATGAGCGTTTGGCGATCCGCGAGCGGATCGACCAAACGCTCGAGAACCTCACGAAGGAGGCGTGGCGCTTAGAGCAACAGGACTCTCCAAAAGCAGCGGCGTACCTCCGAAAATGGGCACAAGCAACCGTCACATTCGCCGAACTCGCACTCGAGGGACAAGAGGTTCTGTGGACATCGAACGTGGTTGAACGAGCCATGGGCGAAATCTCGAAGCGGTGTAAAAACCAGTGGATGAGATGGACAGAGTCCGGCTTAGAATCGCTCCTCTGGCTCAATCTCGTGAGATATGCCGATTCCGAGCAGTTCGCGGCGTTCGCCGACGAACTGCTCGAGCGTTCAGCCAAAACAGCCATGACATTGGAGGTGTCAGTTGACGCTACCAGAGGCGAACTCTAG
- a CDS encoding endonuclease V produces the protein MTSPRPDLAPDPELTRTEMKALQREIARAAVFEDDHDLGVDPAALADPLAATASGDPPIVAGVDQSFLDDDRGLSAIVAMQAGEVIERVHAVADLEIPYIPGLLSFREGGPILAALAELSVEPDLFLFDGSGRIHFRQAGIATHIGVVCDVPSVGVAKSLLCGRPRKGLENLPVGTRVPIEATERVEAPEGTVLGYAVQTRQYDSPNRHINPLYVSSGHRVGPETAADVALELASTYKLPEPIRLADGYADEAKAEYEESSAERERI, from the coding sequence ATGACATCGCCACGACCCGATCTCGCACCCGATCCCGAACTCACGCGAACGGAGATGAAAGCCCTCCAGCGCGAGATCGCACGCGCGGCCGTCTTCGAAGACGACCACGACCTCGGGGTCGATCCCGCGGCGCTTGCCGATCCGCTCGCGGCGACCGCGAGCGGGGACCCGCCGATCGTCGCCGGCGTCGACCAGTCGTTTCTCGACGACGACCGTGGGCTCAGCGCGATCGTCGCCATGCAGGCCGGCGAGGTGATCGAGCGCGTCCACGCCGTTGCCGACCTCGAGATCCCCTACATCCCGGGACTGCTCTCCTTCCGGGAGGGCGGGCCGATCCTCGCAGCACTCGCGGAGCTGTCGGTCGAGCCCGACCTGTTCCTGTTCGACGGCAGCGGACGCATCCACTTCCGGCAGGCCGGTATCGCGACCCACATCGGCGTCGTCTGTGACGTTCCGAGCGTCGGCGTCGCCAAGAGCCTGCTCTGTGGACGACCGCGGAAGGGCCTCGAGAACCTGCCGGTCGGTACTCGGGTCCCGATCGAGGCGACCGAACGGGTCGAGGCTCCCGAAGGGACCGTACTCGGCTATGCGGTCCAGACGAGACAGTACGACTCGCCGAACCGCCACATCAACCCTCTCTACGTGAGCTCTGGTCACCGCGTCGGCCCGGAGACCGCCGCCGACGTCGCCCTCGAGCTCGCCTCGACGTACAAACTTCCCGAACCGATCCGGCTGGCCGACGGCTACGCCGACGAGGCGAAAGCCGAGTACGAGGAGAGCTCAGCCGAACGAGAACGTATTTAG